In Dermacentor andersoni chromosome 4, qqDerAnde1_hic_scaffold, whole genome shotgun sequence, the following proteins share a genomic window:
- the LOC129386201 gene encoding uncharacterized protein isoform X2, translated as MPGIPRPCSPRRKSRSASAEREKGPVLAQAAAKPQPAATTGPVLVYQVAKPARSESSSHDPVIVYQYPRVLDSPSKSPTRATSRSSRSSRASPSPRTSPVRRAAVSPTEEQPEPQSCCIMDRIEKKYQESSSELDGQHLYIVLCFQSAIATLLFLLFLCVPVAMITVGALNLSNCRLSYAIPLCLTVAGCAYLLIPLLSAALDWNASNSYCPIMISVLVVVAMGASTTGSVFVFSGMWPSGKPDDPRYCHPAVYYFSFIMWSTFIVFIPVMLVVSVVVFRKYGRHNVHAATMPSPR; from the exons ATGCCGGGGATTCCGCGACCGTGTTCGCCACGTCGCAAGTCACGATCGGCGTCGGCGGAGCGAGAAAAGGGACCTGTACTCGCGCAGGCCGCTGCCAAGCCCCAACCTGCCGCCACCACAGGTCCCGTGCTCGTGTACCAGGTTGCGAAGCCGGCTCGCAGCGAGTCGTCGAGCCACGACCCCGTGATCGTGTACCAGTACCCGAGAGTCCTCGACAGCCCGTCCAAGTCGCCGACACGAGCGACCAGCAG GTCTTCGAGGAGCAGCCGAGCGAGCCCTTCTCCTCGGACTTCACCTGTGCGAAGGGCGGCCGTCTCTCCGACCGAGGAGCAGCCGGAGCCGCAGTCGTGCTGCATCATGGACCGCATCGAGAAGAAGTACCAGGAGTCGTCGAGCGAGCTGGACGGACAGCACCTGTACATCGTTCTCTGCTTCCAGTCGGCCATAGCCACGCTGCTCTTCCTGCTGTTCCTGTGCGTGCCGGTCGCCATGATCACGGTGGGCGCGCTCAACCTGTCCAACTGCCGGCTGAGCTACGCGATACCGCTCTGCCTGACCGTGGCCGGCTGTGCCTACCTGCTCATACCGCTGCTCAGCGCCGCGCTCGACTGGAACGCCAGCAACAGTTACTGCCCAATCATGATatcggtgctggtggtggtggccaTGGGAGCCTCAACCACGGGCTCCGTGTTCGTCTTCTCTGGCATGTGGCCCTCTGGGAAGCCAGACGACCCTCGGTACTGCCATCCAGCCGTCTACTACTTCTCGTTCATCATGTGGTCCACCTTCATCGTATTCATACCCGTCATGCTCGTCGTGTCCGTAGTGGTGTTCAGGAAGTACGGCAGGCACAATGTCCACGCGGCCACGATGCCGTCGCCTAGGTAG
- the LOC129386201 gene encoding uncharacterized protein isoform X1 → MPGIPRPCSPRRKSRSASAEREKGPVLAQAAAKPQPAATTGPVLVYQVAKPARSESSSHDPVIVYQYPRVLDSPSKSPTRATSSRSSRSSRASPSPRTSPVRRAAVSPTEEQPEPQSCCIMDRIEKKYQESSSELDGQHLYIVLCFQSAIATLLFLLFLCVPVAMITVGALNLSNCRLSYAIPLCLTVAGCAYLLIPLLSAALDWNASNSYCPIMISVLVVVAMGASTTGSVFVFSGMWPSGKPDDPRYCHPAVYYFSFIMWSTFIVFIPVMLVVSVVVFRKYGRHNVHAATMPSPR, encoded by the exons ATGCCGGGGATTCCGCGACCGTGTTCGCCACGTCGCAAGTCACGATCGGCGTCGGCGGAGCGAGAAAAGGGACCTGTACTCGCGCAGGCCGCTGCCAAGCCCCAACCTGCCGCCACCACAGGTCCCGTGCTCGTGTACCAGGTTGCGAAGCCGGCTCGCAGCGAGTCGTCGAGCCACGACCCCGTGATCGTGTACCAGTACCCGAGAGTCCTCGACAGCCCGTCCAAGTCGCCGACACGAGCGACCAGCAG CAGGTCTTCGAGGAGCAGCCGAGCGAGCCCTTCTCCTCGGACTTCACCTGTGCGAAGGGCGGCCGTCTCTCCGACCGAGGAGCAGCCGGAGCCGCAGTCGTGCTGCATCATGGACCGCATCGAGAAGAAGTACCAGGAGTCGTCGAGCGAGCTGGACGGACAGCACCTGTACATCGTTCTCTGCTTCCAGTCGGCCATAGCCACGCTGCTCTTCCTGCTGTTCCTGTGCGTGCCGGTCGCCATGATCACGGTGGGCGCGCTCAACCTGTCCAACTGCCGGCTGAGCTACGCGATACCGCTCTGCCTGACCGTGGCCGGCTGTGCCTACCTGCTCATACCGCTGCTCAGCGCCGCGCTCGACTGGAACGCCAGCAACAGTTACTGCCCAATCATGATatcggtgctggtggtggtggccaTGGGAGCCTCAACCACGGGCTCCGTGTTCGTCTTCTCTGGCATGTGGCCCTCTGGGAAGCCAGACGACCCTCGGTACTGCCATCCAGCCGTCTACTACTTCTCGTTCATCATGTGGTCCACCTTCATCGTATTCATACCCGTCATGCTCGTCGTGTCCGTAGTGGTGTTCAGGAAGTACGGCAGGCACAATGTCCACGCGGCCACGATGCCGTCGCCTAGGTAG